The Thermithiobacillus plumbiphilus genome includes a region encoding these proteins:
- a CDS encoding C40 family peptidase — MRHVRWMLAATSILWLSGCASLNAPQRETTASDLTTLNAAQTATLVRYAQSLQGMPYRYGGSEPQTGFDCSGLVCHVYGRYGYSLPRTSREMGNQLQEISQDMLMPGDLVFFNTTGQHFSHVGIYIGEDKFVHAPSSRTGHVMTSSLKQAYWAKRFEGARRPLTQGQMAARDLLQEPLRAP, encoded by the coding sequence TTGCGACATGTCCGGTGGATGCTGGCAGCGACCAGCATCCTTTGGCTTTCCGGCTGCGCCAGCCTGAATGCACCACAGCGCGAGACCACGGCTTCGGATCTCACCACGCTCAATGCCGCTCAGACGGCCACCCTCGTCCGTTATGCCCAGAGCCTCCAGGGAATGCCCTATCGCTATGGCGGCAGTGAGCCACAGACCGGATTTGATTGCAGTGGGCTGGTTTGTCACGTCTATGGGCGTTACGGATACTCATTGCCGCGCACGAGCCGCGAAATGGGCAATCAACTGCAGGAGATATCTCAGGACATGCTCATGCCGGGCGACCTGGTGTTTTTCAACACCACCGGCCAGCATTTTTCTCATGTGGGTATTTACATCGGCGAGGATAAATTCGTGCATGCCCCCAGTAGCCGCACGGGGCACGTGATGACCAGCAGCCTGAAGCAGGCCTACTGGGCGAAGCGTTTCGAAGGAGCCAGGCGGCCACTGACACAAGGTCAGATGGCCGCCCGGGATCTCTTGCAGGAGCCCCTGAGGGCTCCGTAA
- a CDS encoding TlpA disulfide reductase family protein gives MSDQAPKPAWWRPGRHWIPHWSTWLILLVAAYFWWRPLAWVSDPMTPAPAISAQLLDGRTFDLNQHRGQVVLINVWAPWCPPCRREMPAMAEYYQANQDRPFTILALADDEEAAVRDFVRKQGIPFPVGLTRQASGLAALGDISRIPTSFIIDKQGRVVHRITGPLHPGRLHSLIDPLL, from the coding sequence ATGAGCGATCAAGCACCGAAACCCGCCTGGTGGCGCCCTGGCCGACACTGGATTCCGCACTGGAGCACCTGGCTCATCCTGCTGGTGGCAGCCTATTTCTGGTGGCGCCCACTGGCCTGGGTCAGCGATCCCATGACCCCGGCGCCCGCGATCTCCGCCCAGCTACTCGATGGCAGGACTTTCGACCTGAACCAGCATCGGGGCCAGGTGGTCCTGATCAACGTCTGGGCCCCCTGGTGCCCTCCCTGCCGCCGGGAGATGCCGGCGATGGCGGAATACTACCAGGCCAACCAGGATCGTCCCTTCACCATCCTCGCCCTGGCGGATGACGAGGAAGCAGCGGTGCGGGATTTCGTGCGCAAGCAGGGCATTCCCTTTCCGGTGGGGCTCACCCGTCAGGCCAGTGGCCTGGCGGCACTCGGCGACATCAGCCGCATTCCGACCTCCTTCATCATCGACAAGCAGGGCCGGGTGGTACACCGGATTACCGGGCCGCTCCATCCCGGCCGCCTGCACAGCCTGATCGATCCCCTGCTCTGA
- a CDS encoding cob(I)yrinic acid a,c-diamide adenosyltransferase: MHEDTMGNRLSRIYTRTGDDGSTGLGGNQRVAKDHPRVAALGDVDETNATIGLILSAPGVPADIAGQLLGIQHDLFDLGADLAYPLDAQGEQLRLRAEHITRLEDLLDRHNAGLSPLKEFILPGGTPAAAACHLARTVCRRAERSVVTLSREEKLNTILISYLNRLSDLLFVLSRVLNEQGRRDILWQPDRTRAQS; this comes from the coding sequence TTGCACGAGGACACCATGGGCAACCGGCTCAGCAGGATCTATACCCGTACCGGCGATGACGGCAGTACCGGCCTGGGCGGCAATCAGCGGGTCGCCAAGGATCACCCCCGCGTTGCGGCGCTAGGGGACGTGGACGAAACCAATGCGACCATCGGCCTGATCCTGTCCGCGCCCGGCGTGCCAGCCGACATTGCCGGCCAGTTGCTGGGCATCCAGCATGACCTCTTTGATCTCGGGGCGGATCTCGCCTACCCGCTGGATGCTCAGGGAGAGCAGCTACGCCTGCGTGCCGAGCACATTACCCGCCTGGAAGACCTGCTCGATCGGCATAATGCGGGACTGTCGCCCCTGAAGGAATTCATCCTGCCGGGCGGCACGCCCGCAGCGGCCGCCTGTCATCTGGCCCGGACCGTCTGCCGGCGCGCGGAACGCAGTGTCGTGACACTCAGCCGGGAAGAGAAGCTCAATACCATTCTCATCAGCTATCTCAACCGGCTCTCGGATCTGCTCTTCGTGCTGTCGCGGGTGCTGAACGAGCAGGGGCGCCGTGACATTCTCTGGCAGCCAGACCGTACCCGCGCTCAAAGCTGA
- a CDS encoding lysophospholipid acyltransferase family protein yields MNTARSLVFYLGFGIWTIFWGTVSLLFAFLPRKQRYWFAQMWARVSIAWLALSCGIRHRVTGLEHLSGRPVVILSNHQSAWETIAFLTIFPRFAYVLKQELFRIPFFGWALQLFWPIGIDREAGRDAARQVLEQGQKRLDAGVSVLVFPEGTRQPAHQLGRFASTGAGLAVKAGSDLVPVAHNAGQFWPRTEWRKYPGVIEVRVGPPLSCQGKTAIVLNREAQSWISHQLKDMQQGCR; encoded by the coding sequence ATGAATACCGCCCGCAGCCTGGTCTTTTACCTGGGGTTCGGGATCTGGACCATTTTCTGGGGCACGGTTTCGCTGCTGTTTGCCTTCCTGCCCAGAAAACAGCGCTACTGGTTTGCCCAGATGTGGGCGCGCGTCAGCATCGCCTGGCTGGCCCTGAGCTGCGGCATCCGCCATCGCGTCACAGGCCTTGAACACCTGTCTGGCCGGCCGGTGGTCATCCTGTCGAACCACCAGTCTGCCTGGGAAACTATCGCCTTTCTGACGATATTCCCCCGCTTTGCCTATGTGCTCAAGCAGGAACTGTTCCGGATTCCCTTCTTTGGCTGGGCCCTGCAGTTGTTCTGGCCGATCGGCATCGATCGCGAGGCGGGGCGCGATGCCGCCCGCCAGGTGCTCGAACAGGGCCAGAAGCGCCTCGATGCCGGCGTCTCCGTACTGGTGTTTCCGGAGGGAACGCGCCAGCCGGCGCACCAACTGGGACGTTTTGCCTCCACCGGCGCCGGGCTGGCCGTCAAGGCCGGCTCGGACCTCGTGCCGGTGGCGCACAATGCCGGGCAGTTCTGGCCGCGCACGGAGTGGCGCAAGTACCCAGGCGTCATCGAGGTTCGCGTCGGTCCGCCCCTGAGCTGTCAGGGAAAGACTGCCATCGTTCTGAACCGCGAGGCCCAGAGCTGGATCAGCCATCAACTGAAGGACATGCAGCAAGGCTGCAGATGA
- the gmhB gene encoding D-glycero-beta-D-manno-heptose 1,7-bisphosphate 7-phosphatase: MAKLIILDRDGVINEDSDTFIKSAEEWRAIPGSLEAIARLNRAGYRVVIATNQSGIARGLFDVKALAGIHQRLRSELQSLGGHVDAIFYCPHHPNDDCLCRKPRTGLFEEIAERFNTSLEGVPAVGDSLRDLQAAREAGAKPILVRSGKGENTLASGLVGEDIPVYDNLEAVAKALLAPPA; the protein is encoded by the coding sequence ATGGCGAAGCTGATCATCCTGGACCGCGATGGCGTCATCAACGAAGACAGTGACACCTTCATCAAATCCGCCGAGGAATGGAGAGCCATCCCCGGCTCGCTGGAGGCCATTGCCCGTCTCAACCGCGCCGGTTATCGGGTCGTCATCGCCACCAACCAGTCGGGCATTGCCCGGGGGCTGTTCGACGTCAAGGCCCTGGCCGGCATCCATCAGCGACTGCGCAGTGAGCTGCAGAGCCTCGGCGGTCACGTGGACGCAATCTTCTATTGCCCGCACCACCCCAACGATGACTGCCTCTGCCGCAAGCCGCGCACAGGTCTCTTTGAAGAAATTGCCGAACGCTTCAACACCAGCCTCGAAGGCGTGCCAGCCGTCGGCGACAGCCTGCGCGACCTGCAGGCCGCGCGCGAGGCCGGGGCCAAACCCATCCTGGTGCGAAGCGGCAAGGGCGAAAACACCCTGGCTTCCGGGCTGGTGGGGGAGGACATCCCGGTCTATGACAACCTGGAGGCGGTCGCGAAAGCCCTGCTGGCCCCGCCGGCATGA
- the glyS gene encoding glycine--tRNA ligase subunit beta — protein MTHHDLILEIGCEEIPAKDQQLLAQALADGLLAALDEAQISAGECQRFASPRRIAVLLRHVAGEQATREVIKRGPALERAFDADGKPTPATQGFARSNKVEVTQLERMTLDKGEFLVYRQVEAGRPTAEVLLELIPQVINRLPLRKRMRWGSSQASFVRPVQWMLARLGGVTLPLHCFELQAGDLSQGHRVMHPQALRIAEPAHYADCLLAGKVMADFRARRQYIDDAVRRLASELDGLALMPDALLDEVTGLVEWPVVLAGAFEEGYLAIPPEVLTTVMMQHQRYFPLRRPGSDKALLNRFIFVANLESRDPAAVIHGNSRVLRARLADAEFFWNEDRKRTLASRRPELEQVLFQRGLGSLLAKSGRLVRLAPVLANAVQADAQAVQRAAELCKCDLLTGMVSEFPELQGIMGGYYAAHDGETSEVSSAISGHYAPAGRGDAIPLDPGAQALSLADKLDTLAGFFGLGQIPTGDKDPFALRRAALGILRILLEGNVPLDLPQAIGVAASAYGPAFGDKHPGFADQLLDFFLERQRVFFREEGFSADLVEAVLSLRPADPLDARNRLEALSRFRQRPEAEALAAANKRIGNILRKEAIEHTGAVQERLLLAPAEIELWREWQALQPPVADLMQQADYGAALDLLAALRAPVDRFFDEVMVMDEDPQVRANRLALIGTLRNAFLQVADFSLMQGR, from the coding sequence ATGACGCATCATGACCTGATTCTGGAGATCGGCTGCGAGGAGATTCCGGCAAAGGACCAGCAATTACTGGCCCAAGCCCTGGCTGATGGTCTGCTCGCGGCTCTGGACGAGGCGCAGATCAGCGCGGGCGAATGCCAGCGATTCGCCAGCCCGCGCCGGATCGCGGTTCTCCTGCGCCATGTGGCCGGTGAGCAGGCAACCCGCGAAGTGATCAAGCGCGGTCCGGCGCTGGAAAGGGCCTTCGATGCCGACGGCAAGCCCACGCCGGCAACCCAGGGCTTCGCCCGCTCCAACAAGGTGGAGGTAACGCAGCTGGAGCGGATGACGCTCGACAAGGGCGAGTTCCTGGTCTACCGGCAAGTCGAGGCCGGGCGCCCCACGGCAGAGGTGCTGCTGGAGCTCATTCCACAAGTGATCAACCGGCTGCCGCTACGCAAGCGCATGCGCTGGGGTAGCTCACAGGCAAGCTTCGTGCGTCCGGTGCAGTGGATGCTCGCGCGCCTTGGCGGCGTGACGCTACCGCTGCACTGCTTCGAGCTGCAGGCCGGCGACCTGAGCCAGGGGCATCGGGTCATGCACCCGCAGGCGCTGCGCATTGCCGAACCTGCCCACTATGCCGACTGCCTGCTGGCAGGCAAGGTCATGGCGGATTTCAGGGCGCGGCGCCAATACATCGATGACGCTGTGCGGCGGCTTGCCAGCGAACTGGACGGGCTGGCGCTGATGCCGGATGCCCTGCTCGACGAGGTCACCGGCCTGGTGGAATGGCCGGTGGTGCTGGCGGGCGCCTTCGAGGAAGGCTATCTCGCCATTCCGCCGGAAGTGCTGACCACCGTGATGATGCAGCATCAGCGCTACTTCCCCCTGCGCCGCCCGGGCTCTGACAAGGCGCTACTGAATCGATTCATCTTCGTCGCCAACCTCGAAAGCCGTGACCCGGCGGCCGTGATCCACGGCAACAGCCGCGTGTTGCGCGCCCGCCTGGCCGACGCCGAATTCTTCTGGAACGAGGACCGCAAGCGCACCCTCGCCTCGCGCCGCCCCGAACTGGAGCAGGTGCTGTTTCAGCGTGGCCTGGGCAGTCTGCTGGCAAAAAGCGGGCGGCTCGTGCGCCTGGCGCCGGTACTGGCGAATGCGGTTCAGGCGGATGCCCAGGCGGTACAAAGGGCAGCGGAGCTGTGCAAATGCGACCTGCTCACCGGCATGGTCAGCGAGTTTCCGGAGCTGCAGGGCATCATGGGCGGCTACTATGCAGCACATGATGGCGAAACCAGTGAAGTGAGCAGCGCCATCAGCGGGCACTATGCTCCGGCAGGCCGCGGTGATGCCATTCCGCTGGATCCAGGCGCCCAGGCCCTGTCGCTGGCGGACAAGCTCGACACCCTGGCCGGGTTCTTTGGTCTTGGCCAGATCCCGACCGGAGACAAGGACCCCTTTGCCCTGCGCCGCGCCGCGCTGGGCATCCTGCGCATCCTGCTGGAAGGCAATGTCCCGCTGGATCTGCCCCAAGCGATTGGGGTTGCGGCCTCGGCTTACGGCCCGGCCTTCGGGGACAAGCACCCCGGCTTTGCTGACCAGCTCCTTGATTTTTTCCTGGAACGCCAGCGGGTCTTTTTCCGCGAGGAAGGCTTTTCCGCCGACCTGGTGGAGGCCGTGCTCAGCCTGCGACCTGCAGATCCCCTGGATGCCCGCAATCGCCTGGAGGCCCTGAGCCGCTTTCGCCAGCGCCCCGAAGCCGAGGCACTGGCCGCCGCCAACAAGCGCATCGGGAATATTCTGCGCAAGGAAGCCATCGAGCATACCGGCGCGGTTCAGGAACGCCTGTTGCTGGCACCGGCTGAAATCGAGTTGTGGCGCGAATGGCAGGCCCTGCAGCCCCCGGTGGCGGACTTGATGCAACAGGCTGATTACGGCGCCGCACTGGACCTGCTGGCAGCCCTGCGCGCGCCGGTGGACCGCTTTTTCGATGAGGTGATGGTCATGGATGAGGATCCGCAGGTGCGCGCCAATCGCCTGGCTCTGATCGGCACCCTGCGCAATGCATTCCTGCAGGTGGCCGATTTCTCCTTGATGCAGGGTAGATAA
- the glyQ gene encoding glycine--tRNA ligase subunit alpha has product MTFQELILNLQDYWSAQGCVLLQPLDMPVGAGTFHPATFLRAIGPEPWRAAYVQPSRRPTDGRYGENPNRLQHYYQFQVVLKPNPANIQELYLGSLRRLGLDPAVHDIRFVEDDWESPTLGAWGLGWEVWLNGMEVTQFTYFQQVGGLDCHPVTGEITYGLERLAMYIQGVESVYDLVWTPGVSYGDVYHQNEVEQSRYNFEIADTQELFHRFDASEAECERLLAADLPLPAYERVLECSHSFNLLDARHAIGVNERARFIGRVRNLARSVAQAYHARREALGFPLVEKGA; this is encoded by the coding sequence GTGACCTTTCAGGAACTCATCCTCAATCTGCAGGACTACTGGTCGGCGCAGGGCTGCGTATTGCTCCAGCCGCTGGACATGCCGGTCGGCGCGGGCACCTTCCACCCCGCCACCTTTCTGCGCGCCATCGGCCCCGAGCCCTGGCGCGCAGCCTATGTGCAGCCCTCGCGCCGGCCCACTGACGGCCGTTACGGGGAGAACCCCAACCGCCTGCAACATTATTACCAGTTCCAGGTGGTGCTCAAGCCCAATCCCGCCAACATCCAGGAGCTTTATCTCGGATCTCTCAGAAGGCTCGGGCTCGATCCGGCGGTGCACGATATCCGCTTCGTCGAGGACGACTGGGAATCGCCGACGCTGGGCGCCTGGGGGCTGGGCTGGGAGGTCTGGCTCAACGGCATGGAGGTCACCCAGTTCACCTATTTTCAGCAGGTGGGCGGGCTCGACTGCCATCCTGTCACCGGCGAGATCACCTATGGGCTGGAACGCCTGGCCATGTACATCCAGGGCGTGGAAAGCGTCTATGACCTGGTCTGGACGCCGGGCGTGAGTTATGGCGACGTCTATCACCAGAATGAGGTCGAGCAGTCGCGCTACAACTTCGAAATTGCCGACACCCAGGAGCTTTTCCACCGCTTCGATGCCAGCGAGGCCGAATGCGAGCGACTGCTTGCCGCTGACCTGCCCCTGCCTGCCTATGAGCGGGTGCTGGAGTGCTCGCACAGCTTCAACCTGCTCGACGCGCGCCATGCCATTGGCGTGAACGAGCGGGCGCGCTTCATTGGCAGGGTGCGCAATCTCGCCCGCAGCGTGGCCCAGGCTTATCATGCCCGGCGCGAGGCCCTGGGCTTCCCGCTGGTGGAGAAAGGCGCATGA
- the rimO gene encoding 30S ribosomal protein S12 methylthiotransferase RimO yields the protein MGFVSLGCPKALVDSERILTQLRAEGYQIAPSYEDADVVVVNTCGFIDDAVEESLDAIGEALAENGRVIVTGCLGARAEEVRAAHPQVLAVTGPHQTEAVMAAVHEALPPAHDPFVSLIPEQGIKLTPPHYAYLKISEGCNHRCSFCIIPSMRGDLVSRPAGEVLREAENLVKAGVRELLVISQDTSAYGVDLKYRTDFWDGRPVKTRITELARQLGTLGAWVRLHYVYPYPHVAELMPLMAEGLILPYLDVPLQHASPAILKAMRRPGRAESQLETIARWREICPELVIRSTFITGFPGETEADFELLLDFLDEARLDRVGCFTYSEVEGAAANDLPGMVPAEVREERKARLMALQAQISAEKLATQVGRSIEVLIDEVDPVEDLAIGRSFRDAPEIDGVVFVEGAAGARVGDLLRAKVREATEHDLLARWSGDPAA from the coding sequence GTGGGTTTTGTCTCCCTGGGCTGTCCCAAGGCCCTGGTGGATTCCGAACGCATTCTGACCCAGCTACGGGCCGAGGGCTATCAGATCGCCCCGAGCTACGAAGATGCCGATGTCGTGGTGGTCAATACCTGCGGCTTCATCGATGATGCCGTCGAGGAGTCGCTGGACGCCATTGGCGAGGCGCTGGCCGAGAATGGCCGGGTCATTGTCACGGGATGCCTTGGGGCGCGCGCCGAGGAGGTCCGCGCCGCGCATCCGCAGGTGCTGGCAGTTACCGGCCCGCATCAGACCGAGGCGGTCATGGCCGCCGTCCACGAGGCCCTGCCACCGGCGCACGATCCCTTTGTCAGTCTGATTCCGGAGCAGGGCATCAAGCTGACCCCGCCGCACTATGCCTACCTGAAGATCTCCGAGGGCTGCAATCACCGTTGCAGCTTCTGCATCATCCCGAGCATGCGTGGCGACCTGGTCAGCCGACCGGCGGGCGAGGTGCTGCGCGAGGCGGAGAATCTGGTGAAGGCGGGCGTCCGGGAATTGCTGGTGATTTCCCAGGACACCAGCGCCTATGGCGTGGATCTGAAGTACCGGACCGATTTCTGGGACGGCCGCCCGGTGAAGACGCGCATCACCGAACTGGCCCGGCAACTGGGAACGCTCGGCGCATGGGTGCGGCTGCACTACGTCTATCCCTATCCGCATGTGGCGGAACTGATGCCGCTGATGGCGGAGGGGCTGATCCTGCCTTATCTCGATGTGCCGCTGCAGCATGCCAGCCCGGCCATCCTCAAGGCCATGCGCCGGCCGGGCCGGGCCGAAAGCCAGCTTGAGACCATCGCGCGCTGGCGCGAGATCTGTCCGGAACTGGTGATCCGCAGTACATTCATCACCGGGTTCCCGGGTGAGACCGAGGCGGATTTCGAGCTACTGCTGGACTTTCTTGATGAAGCGCGCCTGGACCGGGTGGGCTGCTTTACCTACTCCGAGGTGGAGGGTGCCGCGGCCAATGACTTGCCCGGCATGGTGCCGGCCGAGGTCCGCGAGGAGCGCAAGGCGCGGCTCATGGCCCTGCAGGCACAGATCAGTGCGGAAAAGCTTGCCACCCAGGTCGGGCGCAGCATCGAAGTGCTGATCGACGAGGTGGATCCGGTCGAGGATCTCGCCATCGGCCGGAGCTTTCGCGACGCACCGGAAATCGATGGTGTGGTATTCGTGGAAGGTGCTGCTGGGGCGCGAGTGGGGGATCTGCTCAGGGCGAAGGTGCGGGAAGCTACCGAGCATGATCTGCTCGCCCGCTGGTCAGGAGATCCCGCGGCCTGA
- a CDS encoding roadblock/LC7 domain-containing protein, with amino-acid sequence MREQMLKSVLSDLNGTSADVEASAVISTDGLTIASMLSVGMDEDRVGAMSAAMLSLGDRTAAELSRGELEQVMVKGENGYILLIHAGRDAVLTVIARKEAKLGLVFLDAKRAAANISELL; translated from the coding sequence ATGCGCGAACAAATGCTCAAATCCGTCCTTAGCGACCTCAATGGAACCTCGGCCGATGTAGAGGCCTCAGCGGTGATTTCCACCGACGGTTTGACCATTGCCTCCATGCTGTCGGTCGGTATGGATGAGGACCGCGTGGGCGCCATGTCCGCCGCCATGCTGTCGCTCGGCGACCGCACAGCTGCGGAGCTGAGCCGCGGAGAACTGGAACAGGTCATGGTCAAGGGCGAAAACGGATACATCCTCCTGATCCATGCTGGACGGGACGCAGTCCTGACGGTGATCGCCCGCAAAGAGGCAAAGCTCGGTCTGGTGTTCCTGGACGCCAAGCGTGCGGCGGCCAACATCTCCGAGTTGCTGTAA
- a CDS encoding roadblock/LC7 domain-containing protein, whose product MAAELTLTGKLYAQATPAGSFYAISSPNPDKHRQTLINILRHGETRPMGTEEVLAWTGEEKLEEGLRVILRLQRLGMLRGVETPIPAVQDRLEDILPGLIGNLSDKEKAILADDNGFYLAASGYPHEAAEELAGLAADLLALHNRHQRLLKNNLSLASESWALVDPAGRAELGFWPLYVGRQSFVLVIGETPRLQNQEFVTLVQALNNRYA is encoded by the coding sequence ATGGCCGCCGAACTCACCCTCACGGGAAAACTCTATGCCCAGGCTACGCCAGCCGGGTCATTTTATGCCATATCCAGTCCCAATCCCGACAAGCACCGGCAGACCCTGATCAACATCCTGCGCCACGGCGAAACCCGACCAATGGGAACCGAGGAAGTCCTGGCCTGGACCGGTGAGGAAAAGCTGGAAGAAGGCCTGCGGGTCATCCTGCGGCTGCAGCGACTCGGCATGCTGCGCGGCGTCGAAACCCCCATACCTGCGGTACAGGACCGCCTGGAAGACATCCTGCCCGGCCTGATCGGGAACCTCTCGGACAAGGAAAAGGCGATTCTGGCCGACGACAACGGCTTCTATCTCGCGGCCAGCGGCTACCCGCATGAAGCGGCTGAAGAACTGGCGGGACTGGCGGCCGACCTGCTCGCCCTGCACAACCGCCATCAGCGGCTACTCAAGAACAATCTGAGCCTTGCCTCGGAGTCATGGGCGCTGGTCGACCCGGCGGGCCGGGCGGAACTTGGTTTCTGGCCACTGTATGTGGGCCGGCAAAGCTTCGTACTGGTGATCGGTGAAACGCCGCGCCTGCAGAACCAGGAATTCGTGACGCTGGTTCAGGCACTGAACAATCGCTATGCCTGA
- a CDS encoding ATP/GTP-binding protein, which yields MRQDNKIIFTGPVGAGKTTAITAISDTPPIKTDAAASDMTLNRKGHTTVAMDYGVLHLDENTKVHLYGTPGQERFDFMWDILTQGGLGLVLMLDNSRKNPMKDMHFFLNAFKDFIERVPVVIGVTKVDLSLSPSIREYAEALSQMGMRPPIFEVDGRRKDDIKNLVMALLFSIDPGLEG from the coding sequence TTGAGACAGGACAACAAGATCATCTTCACGGGCCCGGTAGGTGCCGGCAAGACCACCGCCATCACCGCCATCAGCGATACGCCGCCGATCAAGACCGATGCCGCGGCTTCGGACATGACCCTGAACCGCAAGGGACACACCACGGTCGCCATGGACTACGGTGTCCTGCACCTGGACGAAAACACCAAGGTACATCTCTACGGCACACCTGGTCAGGAACGCTTCGACTTCATGTGGGACATCCTGACGCAGGGCGGCCTCGGCCTGGTATTGATGCTGGATAATTCCCGCAAGAACCCCATGAAGGACATGCACTTTTTTCTCAATGCCTTCAAGGATTTCATCGAGCGCGTGCCAGTGGTCATTGGCGTCACCAAGGTTGACCTGAGCCTCTCGCCAAGCATCCGCGAGTATGCCGAAGCACTCAGCCAGATGGGCATGCGCCCCCCGATCTTCGAGGTCGATGGCCGCCGCAAGGATGACATCAAGAATCTCGTCATGGCCCTGCTGTTTTCCATCGACCCTGGTCTGGAAGGCTGA
- a CDS encoding response regulator, whose amino-acid sequence MTPNPIPNNEILVLAVGMDARKQAVFRMAFKMHNKASYRMVDGDAGQHADLAIVDIDSPDGAELWRRFRSEHPLLPALIVSAAEQAQAPAPVLKKPVRMESLFPQLETLRSGKFQVAAAETALAAPAPAPLQEAPASPVKAEAPSGAASASAAVSQPVSIRPEDVTYFDPAHGLLGLLHMVQRDRISAIIQDAGGTPLLIAHPGSNEVQLLVEPARLEALCSQDNGAFRARTPKLGDDFKAGSRQPLDALIWQIAIWSANGRLIRTLRLNTPVQLKYWPNLTRLAPIPGALRMAAFLTRSPVNPVLTSRMLQIPPKDLFNFLAASHSLELLVLPQANTGTAVPTGTQTHAQAAPQQSTAAPQKRGFLSRLLKKIAGI is encoded by the coding sequence ATGACTCCAAACCCTATACCGAACAATGAAATCCTGGTTCTTGCCGTGGGCATGGACGCGCGCAAACAGGCCGTATTCCGCATGGCGTTCAAGATGCACAACAAAGCCAGCTACCGCATGGTGGATGGCGATGCTGGCCAGCATGCGGATCTGGCCATCGTCGACATCGACAGCCCGGATGGCGCCGAGTTATGGCGGCGCTTCCGCAGCGAACACCCCCTCTTGCCAGCGCTCATCGTTTCCGCCGCCGAACAAGCCCAGGCGCCAGCACCCGTCCTGAAAAAACCGGTTCGCATGGAAAGCCTGTTTCCGCAACTGGAAACCCTGCGTAGCGGCAAGTTCCAGGTTGCGGCGGCAGAGACCGCTCTGGCCGCACCCGCGCCTGCCCCGCTCCAGGAGGCCCCGGCCAGCCCCGTGAAAGCCGAAGCGCCATCCGGGGCAGCTTCCGCCAGTGCCGCGGTTAGCCAGCCGGTCAGCATACGCCCGGAGGATGTCACCTACTTCGACCCGGCCCATGGTCTGCTCGGCCTGCTGCACATGGTCCAGCGCGACAGGATCTCGGCCATCATCCAGGACGCAGGCGGCACGCCGCTGCTCATCGCCCATCCTGGCAGCAACGAGGTACAACTCCTGGTGGAGCCCGCCCGGCTCGAAGCACTCTGTAGTCAGGACAACGGCGCCTTTCGGGCCCGCACGCCCAAGCTTGGTGATGATTTCAAGGCAGGCAGCCGCCAGCCGCTCGACGCCCTGATCTGGCAGATAGCGATCTGGAGCGCCAACGGCCGGCTGATCCGCACCCTGCGACTCAATACGCCGGTACAGCTGAAATACTGGCCGAATCTGACCCGGCTGGCACCCATCCCAGGCGCCCTGCGCATGGCGGCCTTCCTGACCCGCTCCCCGGTCAACCCGGTACTGACCTCAAGGATGTTGCAAATTCCGCCCAAGGATCTCTTCAACTTCCTGGCAGCCAGCCACAGCCTGGAACTACTGGTCCTGCCCCAGGCGAACACCGGCACGGCGGTGCCAACAGGCACCCAGACACATGCGCAAGCAGCGCCACAGCAATCCACTGCCGCACCGCAGAAACGTGGATTCCTGAGCCGCCTGCTCAAAAAGATTGCCGGTATTTGA